Within Fusarium fujikuroi IMI 58289 draft genome, chromosome FFUJ_chr08, the genomic segment AAGCCCATGACAATTGTCATATTCTGCAGCCCTTGAGCATCAAGCCATGGAACAAGCGCAAACGAAATGGCGATGCTGAAAGCATTACGCATAAAAGCGACGCCGATGAATGCTTCTCCAGTAATCTAGCTACGGTTAGCATATGTTTCTCGTCGCAAGATCATAGGGGCACATACCGCTTGGTAGCTATCGATAGTCACGCAAAGCGCAACGTCGCTcagaccaccaagaccaaagccaaagatggCGCTACCAATACTTGGATATATCCAATGCATGCCCTATTTCTGTCAGTGACTTGGCCCAGTAAAGGCAAATCTATGCATACCTTTGCTGCAGTAATACCGAACATCACAAAACCACCACTCATACAGACTGCTGGGAAGTGGTTCAGTTGGAGTCGCATTTCCGGTTCGTAATATCCGTAGTTCTTTCTTGTGAACCAAAGAATAGCTCGATCAGAAATCGCACCGTAGGCCGAGCCCAAGATGCAGCCGATAAACACTCCCAAACTCATGTTTCCTACCCCAACGGTACCGAAGTTGTAAGGTGGCTGCGTGAAAACGATGGAAATAATCGACGCTTGAGCGGAAATCCAACAGAGGCAAAAGGCATATGTGAGGGCCGTGTACATGACAGCTGGGAAGCGGAATAAGATAACCACAGCGGTCCGGACAATGCCAAGTAGGCTTTCGTCAGTTTTTGTGACAAGGCGCATGCGTTGACGCCACGTGAGAAGCGGGATATCAGAGTTGATTCGATGTAACGGGGCATTCGATGGTTCCAAGGTGACACACGTGCTCATTTCGCCTGTCTGTGTTTCCGAGATGTTGTCCTTCTTCGTCACCGCAATAGGAGTTGGAACCTCGGAGGACAGTTGTTGAGCCTCGAGATGCGGTATATACTTGCTTTCctcgaagaagaaacagaagtaTAGTAGTAGAGCACCGTCAACCGCCGTGGTGATCCAGTAGCAGAGCCGCCAGTTTCCATTCGCGGCCATATAGCCTGCAATCACGGGGCTCAGAAAGCTCTGCTGAGCATCAGTGACAATTCCGTTGTCTCCATGGCTTTCGACTTACACCAATCATAACCATGACCATGTATAGGCCATTCGCACTACCGCGTTGATGAACGAAATACAAATCCGCAATCTGGCGCCAGTCAGTGTGGTCCTTCATGCGTATTACTTCCATACCGTCATCTCGACAATACTCTCATTGGTCGCACTAGCCAGTCCAAAGATCAACTGTGATATGTATAGTTCTGTCAGGGTCTTCATACGCGCCGACCAGATGGCCATGGCAAAGATGATGGCCGTCGTAAGCAGATACATTGATCGACGTCCGTACTTCACCGCTGGAGGGATAAGAGGATACAGCCCACAGTGGTTCCGACATAGTTCAGGGCATTAGCGTTGTTGAGCTGGCCGTACGACCATCCGAACTCTTGGTTCCAGAGGACCCAGAAGATCAGTGGTAAGGAAGTTCTGTCATGGTTAGTGGCTCGTAGCTTGGTCGAAAGGCATGGTAGCTCACTGGGTAAAGATGATTACCGTGACTGCGAGAATGGGGATAAAGTTCATGGATTTCCGAGCACGCGACCAGTTCTAGGAAAGTCAGTCAACGCAATCGCATCGTGTTTGGCGCATCTATACCAGAGGATCGTTGGGGTCGTCAGTCGGCATCGGCTGCTTCACCAATTGAGGCGTTTCGGCAATACCATCCTCTACCAAGAATATGAGCTTGTGAACGAAGACCAGTATCTGTTTACTCACCACCGATCAACCGCACAGTTCCCGGCGGTGTCGTGAAGTCTGGCGGAGCTGGTGCTACTTTTCTGGACATGCTGAAAACGAGGATGATATTGCTAGAGAGATGTCTCTTGAGCAAGTTGGGCCGTGTAATTATGTGAGTTCATGATAGCAACTGGTCTAGGGGTTTTATGTAGGTGTTTATCTCTGTGTCGGGATGGCTAGTTGTGATAGGAACCTCTTGCGAGTCAAGATAGCATGGCCAGATGATCGATTGTCCTGGGGCTCCGCCTACCTTATACAGTTAGTCTTATCGTTCAACTCTCTCCTAGCAGCCGGTATCGTTGTCCGAAATGCGGGGGATGCGGGGACAGTCAAGGCTAAGGTTGAGTAACTTGGGAGAATTCGGCAGCAATCTTGACCTGTATCAACTGTTGGCCATTGCATACTTGAGCACATACCATAGTTGAACCCAGGGTCTCTACATGAAACAATCCACTTGATGAAAAAGGTGTCATTGAATTGACCAGAGTAATTGTTTATCTACCTACGTaaacatcctcaacctgcTGTCCAAGGAAATTGGTCAAACGCCAGCAATCAATAACAGCAGCTCCTCCAAATGATTGCAAAGCTCCGATAGCCACGATACCATTCATCCAATTGTACGGACTAGTTCCTGCTGCTTCAAAAGTGATGTGAGTAAAGTATTCCACCTCATCCTGCGTGTAATCCACGTCGATTGAGTCTGGTTGGGAGAACTCGATACCCGGCCCAGGTCGGAATAGCCCACGAGCCTGAACAAAGATATGATGACCATCATTTGTTTTGATCGTATACCTCGCATCTAGCTTATAGTAGATCTGTTCCTTTCTGTCAACACACAATGCAGCGACGCGTGTAGGTAATTGAGGCGCTGCCAACCTTCTTGGAATGAACTTGTTCTGCCCAATCAGCACCACTGTTCTCGACAAGGGTACCCTCTATGCCTGGTCCCTTTACAGTCCCAGATTCAATACCTGCAATCGACCTCGTAATACCTGTGCCTTGTATGTTCTCGATATCGTAGCCATTGGTTGGATGCATTTTGGCGACAAGGCGATACACAAACTCTAACCCCGGAGCCCTCATTGCTGGCATGTCGGGGTAAAGCTGGTTGCCAGGGCTTGGCTGCGTAATTTGAGATGGCTGCGACATGGCTTCAACGTGAACGATAGAAGTCTATTGGATGCCGGTGTGATTTTTAGTGCCATCTCTAACCCGTCGGATCTGTTAACCTTGTTTATATAACCACGCGTTGCTTACACGATGATGCTCGAGATCATCGATACTCGCCCGGTAATGATTAGGGCAATCAATCCCGCGCGGCACTGCATGCTTTTCTGGGTGTAGCGCAGAGTGACTGTTGATCTTTGCCGCTTTAAGCAGCCGGTGCCGCGCAGATTGAGGTTCCAGACCTTGTCTCTGGACTTCGCACTAAAGCGAGACAGTGACGGGTTTCACGGGCTCCGACAATACGATAGCCAGCTTGTCCATCGCTCGTAGTCTTTGAGGAAGAAAACACAGATAAGACAGGCGCGCAGTAGTTACCATTgctctcatcatcagtaTTCCGGGTCAGGATGTCGAAACTGACGAAGAATTCGTGTAAAGTCCAGATGAGGCCACTTGGGCTGGGTATGTTCATTGCTTTCTCTCTTAGTTCTCACTAAATCTTCCAGGCTATGGATCAATAAAGACGGCTGCTGAGATCGTCAGCCTTTCTTTCGCCTCAGATCCCCTGATCCGTTGGCTCTCTCGCGATCGCTCTGGTCCCGGCTGGGAGACCCTGACACCTACCCTGCAGCAATGGCAAGAGGCACGTCTGCGCGAGTATTCCGTGCGTGGAATCGCTATGGAAGCCGTTACAATGGATGATTCTCACAAAAGCATTGGGTCATGTTTTTTGTTCCCTCCCAAGCCACTGTATCGATGGCTGAATCCATTGTGGTGGCCATCATACTCACGAGTTCTATGGGACGAATGGTGGATCAAACCAACGGAACCGTTCTCTTTAGAAAAGGTGATACAAGTCGAACAAGCGAGTAATAGCACATCTAACAGGCCTTTACAGAGGATCGGGATCATGATGAATTCTCACAACGATTTCGAGCAGAGAATCAAGGAGAAGTATCCACCAAATTCTCTTTACTACCTCGAGATCGCCGCGGTCAGACCTGATGCGCAAGGGATGGGAGTTGGGAGAACGATCATGCAATGGGTAGTGCAGGAGCTAGGAGACGATCCATGTTATATTGAGTGTACTGATGAGAAAAATGTGGCGTTTTACGCCAAGTATGgctttgaggttgttgaagaggcgGAATTggtcgacgaggaggacgcAATGCCACCAACGACTTTATTTTACATGATTAGAGATACATCAACACTCAAGAACTAGCGCGAGAGACGATCTATAAAGAAAAGGTCTCACAGGCTTCGTTTGTTTCTTGTTACAATAGTTGAACGTATCCTTGAAATGACTTATGAAAGGTGAAAGTTATGTAGACGATGTACTGTTTATGCGTCTTTATGCATACGCTAAGCGACCTTAAGTTAGTGTATCCCTTATCATTTCGACGTAAGCTTTATCGCTTTCAAATGGTGCACGTATCTCGACGCTAGTCTATTTCAGGTCTCTACAATTCCCCTCCTACTCTTTGATCTTTGGCTTGTGGCGACGAGCTATCTCGGCCCGAGGCATCGCCCCTCACGTCGATAAAGGCATTGCGAAAGGCTTGATGACAATGAATGTCATTCTTTTGTCGAGACTTGCTGTTAACACGATATAATTTATCCTCGGGCACGTCGCGTTGCAACCCCCTCCCGTTACGCGTTTGGCTCAAGCACCTATGAGCTCACGGTCGCGACGCGGGTAAGTAACTTGTTGGTAGCAGCGGCGATATCTTAAACTAAGAGTTTCCAGTTGCTGGACCTGTAAGAGAAGACACAAAAAATGTGACGAGAAACGACCCGTCTGTGAAAGGTGTGTCCAAGCGGGCAAGACCTGCGAGGGCTACAAGACACGTTTGACATGGGGCTCTTCCGACACTGCAAGCTCAGCAGGGGGTGGTATAGTCTTGAAACCAGTTCGTCCGCCACGCCAGAAGGGTAATTCTTTACGTGATAGTAGAATGTGTCCTGTTGTTGAGAGCGTGGTCGACGAGTTGGTGGACTTGCCGGACTTTCCCTCAATACAGTCGCCGGATGACCTGGACCTGCTATGTCTGCAATTCGAATCATTCTCCGAGGGCTTGCCAGACGAGGAAGTCTCACAAAAGCTCATGGACAGTTGTAAGCAAATAAACTGATGTATTGTGACCATCTAACCCGTGTGTAGTTACCACTATCGGCTACCAGACGATAACAGGTCGTGCTGGACATGATACCATGTTCAAGTCCGACATTTTACCACTTTGTGAAGAAAGTATCTCCCTTAAACACGCTTGCTTAGCATACCAAGCAAGTCTTGATATCGATACGAGCCACTTGACACCTCTGTACATGCAATCGGCTCTTTCAAACTATCTTAACGACTTGGAAAATCCAAGCATGTTGCGCCAAGATGTGACTTTGGCAACCGGGGTTCTATTATGCAGCGTCAGCGTAAGTAGGAATGCTATATACATGCCAGGGCTACACTGATACTAGCAGATAAACTCACTATATATCTGGTCGCCGCTGCTGAAAGGCCTTCACGGAGTTCTTCAAGCGCGTGAGCTGCTAGATGATCCACAGCGACCCCCCGTGGCAAACCACCTCCTTGAAGCTGTTGGGCTTCTAGATATACCGTTCTTCACTCTGAATAGGATTACACCATCACTGGAAATATGGAAATCCTATGTCCAACCTCACAAACACTCTGGTATTGAGCAAACTTCAGGGATACCTTATAGTCTAATGAACCTGCTAGCAAACATGGACTCGACTACTATCGAACAAGATCTGTTGCAGTGGCCTGGAGAACTCGGCGATGAGTTCGCACAGATCCATCTTTGGGAAGCGTTCCGACTTGCAGGTATTCTTCACAGCCGTTGTCTGGCTGATCATCAGCAAGATCAAACAATGCCACCAAGAGCCAATGTCAGCACCGAAATATTACGCATGAAGGTGTTTGCATCGATCCAAGCAATTATCGGAATCGGCACGTTCAATTTTCGACTCTCACTCGCCAGGGCCATATTATATCCTCTTTTCATAGCTGGCATTTTGGCAGAAAACGCCCAAGAACAGCAACTGACTCGAGTGGCCTTCCAATACATAATGCAAAAAGGGCAGGAGGGCACTGAGCAGATAATCATGGATATAGTGGCAAAGGTTTGGAAGAATGGCAAAGACGGAAATGAAGCGTCCAAGTTGATGATAGCTACTGAGGCTACGGCGGAGCTGAATGCTGAGATTCATCTTTATTGAAGCTTGATAAGCCATAATAAAAGCGTCTCAGAGCCCAAACCTAATAATTCATTCATATCTACGCGGGCCCAACATACGTCGATGAACGTTAACAGAAAAAGCCAATAAAGGTCAAGATACCAGAGTAATGAACGAAGAGATCATATAAATCGGCCACTATAGTTTCATCTAAGCTAAGACTGCTTCCTTGATGCCGATAGCACCAGGGACTACCGGCTCTGCCTTTATATCCTCACTAAACTGGCGAGGTCCGTCATCGAAAGTCCCCATCTTGTCCCTTTTACAAGCAATGTTATCAATAGCCAGGATGAACTCTTCCAGCACACCCATATCGAGAATCTTCTGCATACGAGTGTATCTTCGTAcgttctcatcctcagcttccGTGACGACTTTGCTAGTCTCGTCCGGCCCAAACCTCATCCATCGACCACCATCAGTGAACCGAGGCCATGGATCTTTACCATAGCAGTAATCGATAAAACTACCAGCCATATTTCTTGCAAGCTTCTGCTGGCCTGGCGTCAATCTCTCATCGAAATTGAGGAAGACATAGAGCAGATCGAGTGCATGGTAAGCTTGACCCTTGAATATACTGTCATGAGTGCACACCTGGTCGAAGTGATAGCCGTAAGTTTGCGGAATATTCGAGCGGTGAACAGCGAGCCAATTGTGGATCTTGAAGGCCGAATCACCTGTCATGTCTTCCAGGGCTTTCAGGAGCTCCTCTTTCGAGAGATCAGGAGTGACACCATAgagatcaaggatctcaTCAGTAGCCTCTTCActcaagaacttcttcattCCAGTTCTCCACGAGTCAAAGGTCTCCCCAGCAAGATCTTCAGTGAAGATCATAGCTTCATCGGTAGTATCTCCGACCATGTAACTCTTAAGCCACGCCGGAGGTGAAGTAATACCGTTCGCGGTAGGCTTTGTCTTATGGAAAACGCCATCATCGCATGGATTGCCTGTGGCGTTGAGGAGACCCTCCACTGGGATTGTTGCAGCAGCTACGACAGCCTCAGGGATACTTCGAAGCTGATCGAGAGCAGAAGGAGAGTCCGCATCAATGCCAAGATATCTCAACAACGCGCGGTAATGCTTTTCGTGATGCTCCAATGGCCAAGTCTGGATGGTGTTCAAATGACCAGACATGGCGATGGCGCGATGGAAGGGGGCTGGATCCTTAGCAGCAATGTTGTGAGAAACACTCATACCACCAGCAGACTCGCCGAAAATGGT encodes:
- a CDS encoding putative HOL1-like protein; the protein is MSRKVAPAPPDFTTPPGTVRLIGEDGIAETPQLVKQPMPTDDPNDPLNWSRARKSMNFIPILAVTVIIFTHELPCLSTKLRATNHDRTSLPLIFWVLWNQEFGWSYGQLNNANALNYVGTTVGSVKYGRRSMYLLTTAIIFAMAIWSARMKTLTELYISQLIFGLASATNESIVEMTDHTDWRQIADLYFVHQRGSANGLYMVMVMIGSFLSPVIAGYMAANGNWRLCYWITTAVDGALLLYFCFFFEESKYIPHLEAQQLSSEVPTPIAVTKKDNISETQTGEMSTCVTLEPSNAPLHRINSDIPLLTWRQRMRLVTKTDESLLGIVRTAVVILFRFPAVMYTALTYAFCLCWISAQASIISIVFTQPPYNFGTVGVGNMSLGVFIGCILGSAYGAISDRAILWFTRKNYGYYEPEMRLQLNHFPAVCMSGGFVMFGITAAKGMHWIYPSIGSAIFGFGLGGLSDVALCVTIDSYQAITGEAFIGVAFMRNAFSIAISFALVPWLDAQGLQNMTIVMGLWALAMAFLHVPMMIWGKRIREKTETSYKRMATGTRV
- a CDS encoding related to triacylglycerol lipase V precursor, with product MPASTTPIGTTELTVQGLGVVKGLSFPNNIHQFSGIPYASLSKRWTRSQLRTSWPGDFHDGTKLGPSAPNPPEYNTPEDILVPVDIAPHFEEPIEDELNCLVVNITTPRLGSDSGSKLPVMVYIHGGSFLFGGANKGVFDCVNLTTFAAARNTPVVTVNLNYRVGLGGFLASAAIKQDIERDGLEGVGNFGLYDQQVALHWVKRYIPSFGGDPDNVTIFGESAGGMSVSHNIAAKDPAPFHRAIAMSGHLNTIQTWPLEHHEKHYRALLRYLGIDADSPSALDQLRSIPEAVVAAATIPVEGLLNATGNPCDDGVFHKTKPTANGITSPPAWLKSYMVGDTTDEAMIFTEDLAGETFDSWRTGMKKFLSEEATDEILDLYGVTPDLSKEELLKALEDMTGDSAFKIHNWLAVHRSNIPQTYGYHFDQVCTHDSIFKGQAYHALDLLYVFLNFDERLTPGQQKLARNMAGSFIDYCYGKDPWPRFTDGGRWMRFGPDETSKVVTEAEDENVRRYTRMQKILDMGVLEEFILAIDNIACKRDKMGTFDDGPRQFSEDIKAEPVVPGAIGIKEAVLA